From Cucumis melo cultivar AY chromosome 1, USDA_Cmelo_AY_1.0, whole genome shotgun sequence, a single genomic window includes:
- the LOC103500592 gene encoding rop guanine nucleotide exchange factor 12-like isoform X1, which translates to MVRAMEQEHEGFRSRFFLFRGTHENTGRHAKSLSVESANVFDSANEDDLSTSRSQGSTPVHNNSSEKHQAGPPLAPSNRSERAPKPKLSSKDDDLATEKEAREKMALEMEQMKERFAKLLLGEDMSGGGKGVSSALALSNAITNLAASVFGEQWRLEPMSAERKARWRKEIDLLLSVTDYIVEFVPSQQKSKDGSNMEIMVTRQRNDLHLNIPALRKLDAMLIDCLDNFKDQNEFYYVSRDADDSEKGNNKRKDDKWWLPTAKVPPNGLSDMSRKFLQYQKDCVNQVLKAAMAINAQIISEMEIPEDYIESLPKNGRASLGDSIYRSITVEFFDPDQFLSSMDLTSEHKILDLKDRIEASIVIWRRKMNQKDGKSTWGSAVSLEKRELFEERAETILLILKHRFPGIPQSSLDISKIQFNRDVGHAVLESYSRILESLAFTVMSRIEDVLHADRLTQNPSQIATRRKPTSEPPMEKSEELNNNGPETPASMTLLDFMGWGQDQNELEMKKEWFGNSDDLNADSDLKQGNKPGNIVTNKRVSYLENLSAVRSPTARH; encoded by the exons ATGGTTCGTGCTATGGAGCAAGAGCACGAAGGTTTCAGGTCCAgattctttcttttcagagGAACGCATGAGAATACAGGCAGACATGCCAAGAGCTTGAGTGTGGAGAGTGCAAATGTATTTGACTCTGCCAATGAAGATGATTTGTCGACGTCGAGAAGCCAGGGATCGACACCTGTTCACAACAACTCTTCTGAGAAACACCAAGCTGGGCCACCGCTGGCACCGTCCAATCGATCTGAAAGGGCTCCAAAGCCAAAGTTGAGCAGCAAAGACGATGATCTTGCCACTGAAAAAGAAGCCAGGGAGAAGATGGCCTTAG AAATGGAACAGATGAAAGAGAGGTTTGCAAAGTTACTCTTGGGGGAAGACATGTCTGGGGGAGGGAAGGGCGTTTCCTCAGCCTTGGCATTGTCTAATGCAATCACAAACCTTGCTG CTTCTGTTTTTGGAGAACAATGGCGTCTTGAGCCAATGTCAGCAGAAAGAAAAGCAAGATGGAGAAAAGAAATCGATTTGCTCTTATCCGTTACAGATTACATTGTAGAGTTTGTTCCTTCACAACAAAAATCCAAGGATGGATCGAATATGGAG ATCATGGTGACACGGCAACGAAATGATTTGCACTTGAATATCCCAGCTTTGAGGAAGCTTGATGCCATGTTAATT GATTGTCTGGATAATTTTAAAGATCAAAATGAGTTCTACTATGTATCAAGAGATGCCGATGACTCGGAGAAAGGAAATAACAAAAGGAAAGATGATAAATGGTGGCTACCTACGGCCAAAGTTCCCCCAAATGGTTTGTCAGACATGTCGAGGAAGTTTCTGCAGTACCAGAAGGATTGTGTCAACCAAGTTCTCAAAGCAGCCATGGCTATAAATGCTCAAATCATATCAGAAATGGAGATCCCTGAAGACTACATTGAGTCTCTCCCTAAA AATGGAAGGGCAAGCCTAGGGGATTCCATCTACAGAAGTATAACAGTTGAGTTCTTTGATCCGGATCAGTTTCTCTCCAGCATGGACCTAACATCAGAGCATAAAATCCTAGATCTCAAAGACAGAATTGAAGCCTCCATAGTGATTTGGAGAAGGAAGATGAACCAGAAAGATGGAAAATCTACTTGGGGTTCAGCAGTGAGTTTGGAAAAGAGAGAACTATTTGAAGAAAGAGCAGAAACCATCTTGCTAATACTTAAACACCGCTTCCCTGGAATTCCACAATCTTCACTAGACATCAGCAAAATTCAGTTCAACCGG GACGTGGGGCACGCCGTTTTAGAGAGCTACTCCAGAATACTGGAAAGCTTAGCCTTCACAGTGATGTCACGAATTGAAGACGTACTCCACGCCGATAGGTTAACTCAGAACCCATCACAAATAGCAACAAGGAGGAAACCGACGAGCGAACCCCCAATGGAGAAATCAGAAGAGTTGAACAACAACGGCCCAGAAACGCCAGCTTCAATGACGCTGTTGGATTTCATGGGGTGGGGACAGGATCAAAACGAGTTGGAGATGAAGAAGGAATGGTTTGGGAATTCAGATGATTTAAACGCGGATTCAGATCTGAAACAAGGGAATAAGCCAGGGAATATAGTGACGAACAAGAGGGTTTCATACCTGGAGAATTTGAGCGCTGTGAGAAGTCCAACGGCGCgccattga
- the LOC103500592 gene encoding rop guanine nucleotide exchange factor 12-like isoform X2, producing MKERFAKLLLGEDMSGGGKGVSSALALSNAITNLAASVFGEQWRLEPMSAERKARWRKEIDLLLSVTDYIVEFVPSQQKSKDGSNMEIMVTRQRNDLHLNIPALRKLDAMLIDCLDNFKDQNEFYYVSRDADDSEKGNNKRKDDKWWLPTAKVPPNGLSDMSRKFLQYQKDCVNQVLKAAMAINAQIISEMEIPEDYIESLPKNGRASLGDSIYRSITVEFFDPDQFLSSMDLTSEHKILDLKDRIEASIVIWRRKMNQKDGKSTWGSAVSLEKRELFEERAETILLILKHRFPGIPQSSLDISKIQFNRDVGHAVLESYSRILESLAFTVMSRIEDVLHADRLTQNPSQIATRRKPTSEPPMEKSEELNNNGPETPASMTLLDFMGWGQDQNELEMKKEWFGNSDDLNADSDLKQGNKPGNIVTNKRVSYLENLSAVRSPTARH from the exons ATGAAAGAGAGGTTTGCAAAGTTACTCTTGGGGGAAGACATGTCTGGGGGAGGGAAGGGCGTTTCCTCAGCCTTGGCATTGTCTAATGCAATCACAAACCTTGCTG CTTCTGTTTTTGGAGAACAATGGCGTCTTGAGCCAATGTCAGCAGAAAGAAAAGCAAGATGGAGAAAAGAAATCGATTTGCTCTTATCCGTTACAGATTACATTGTAGAGTTTGTTCCTTCACAACAAAAATCCAAGGATGGATCGAATATGGAG ATCATGGTGACACGGCAACGAAATGATTTGCACTTGAATATCCCAGCTTTGAGGAAGCTTGATGCCATGTTAATT GATTGTCTGGATAATTTTAAAGATCAAAATGAGTTCTACTATGTATCAAGAGATGCCGATGACTCGGAGAAAGGAAATAACAAAAGGAAAGATGATAAATGGTGGCTACCTACGGCCAAAGTTCCCCCAAATGGTTTGTCAGACATGTCGAGGAAGTTTCTGCAGTACCAGAAGGATTGTGTCAACCAAGTTCTCAAAGCAGCCATGGCTATAAATGCTCAAATCATATCAGAAATGGAGATCCCTGAAGACTACATTGAGTCTCTCCCTAAA AATGGAAGGGCAAGCCTAGGGGATTCCATCTACAGAAGTATAACAGTTGAGTTCTTTGATCCGGATCAGTTTCTCTCCAGCATGGACCTAACATCAGAGCATAAAATCCTAGATCTCAAAGACAGAATTGAAGCCTCCATAGTGATTTGGAGAAGGAAGATGAACCAGAAAGATGGAAAATCTACTTGGGGTTCAGCAGTGAGTTTGGAAAAGAGAGAACTATTTGAAGAAAGAGCAGAAACCATCTTGCTAATACTTAAACACCGCTTCCCTGGAATTCCACAATCTTCACTAGACATCAGCAAAATTCAGTTCAACCGG GACGTGGGGCACGCCGTTTTAGAGAGCTACTCCAGAATACTGGAAAGCTTAGCCTTCACAGTGATGTCACGAATTGAAGACGTACTCCACGCCGATAGGTTAACTCAGAACCCATCACAAATAGCAACAAGGAGGAAACCGACGAGCGAACCCCCAATGGAGAAATCAGAAGAGTTGAACAACAACGGCCCAGAAACGCCAGCTTCAATGACGCTGTTGGATTTCATGGGGTGGGGACAGGATCAAAACGAGTTGGAGATGAAGAAGGAATGGTTTGGGAATTCAGATGATTTAAACGCGGATTCAGATCTGAAACAAGGGAATAAGCCAGGGAATATAGTGACGAACAAGAGGGTTTCATACCTGGAGAATTTGAGCGCTGTGAGAAGTCCAACGGCGCgccattga
- the LOC103500591 gene encoding 30S ribosomal protein S17, chloroplastic — protein sequence MSTTLTSSSLLQIPPLQSLKKLSISSSFLHGSTPLSFLSKPSSSPSPLASQTPNFLPSIRAMRSLQGRVVCATNDKTVAVEVVRLAPHPKYKRRIRIKKKYQAHDPDNQFKVGDFVELEKCRPISKMKTFLAIPVPARTSKKKAAEGGEGGELGIPLESQQEQV from the coding sequence ATGTCTACAACTCTAACTTCCTCATCCCTTCTTCAAATTCCTCCATTACAAAGCTTGAAGAAGCTCTCAATTTCTTCCTCTTTCCTCCATGGCTCAACTCCTCTCTCATTCCTCTCTAAGCCCTCTTCCTCACCGTCGCCATTGGCCTCCCAAACCCCCAATTTCCTTCCCTCCATTAGGGCCATGAGGTCCCTGCAAGGCCGCGTGGTTTGTGCCACCAACGACAAAACCGTCGCCGTTGAGGTAGTCCGATTAGCGCCTCATCCGAAATATAAGCGTCGGATTAGAATCAAGAAGAAGTACCAGGCGCATGATCCGGATAACCAGTTCAAGGTTGGAGATTTTGTGGAGCTTGAAAAATGCCGTCCGATTAGTAAGATGAAGACGTTCCTGGCTATTCCGGTTCCAGCGAGGACTTCGAAGAAGAAAGCGGCGGAAGGCGGTGAGGGAGGAGAGCTTGGAATTCCATTGGAGTCTCAGCAAGAACAGGTTTGA